Proteins encoded in a region of the Coffea eugenioides isolate CCC68of chromosome 4, Ceug_1.0, whole genome shotgun sequence genome:
- the LOC113767524 gene encoding methylecgonone reductase-like, protein MEKVEQKIPEIVLNSGHKMPAVGLGCAAHPLPPSEQLVTAFIDAMEIGYRHFDTAACYGTEEALGIAVAKALEIGLIKSRDELFIASKLWCTDADHDLVLPALRQTLGKLGLEYLDLYLIHWPVRLKHGAQMFSLAEDEILPFDMHGTWKAMEECSQLGLTKSIGLSNFTCEKISKLLQIATIPPAINQVEMNVGWQQRKLVPFAKEKGIAVSAWSPLGSYGNFWGTNAIVENPIIKDIAASKGKTVPQVALRCIYQQGASVIVKSFNKERMKQNLQIFDWELTKEEMDQILQIPQRRGFSGDVFVHPTGPYKSIEELWDGDI, encoded by the exons ATGGAAAAGGTTGAACAAAAAATCCCAGAAATAGTGTTAAACTCAGGCCACAAAATGCCAGCGGTGGGCTTAGGATGTGCCGCGCATCCTTTGCCACCATCAGAGCAATTAGTAACAGCTTTTATTGATGCAATGGAGATTGGATACAGGCATTTTGATACAGCAGCATGTTATGGCACTGAGGAAGCTCTTGGCATAGCTGTGGCTAAAGCATTGGAGATTGGATTAATTAAGAGCAGGGATGAATTGTTTATCGCTTCTAAGCTTTGGTGTACCGATGCTGATCATGACCTTGTTCTGCCTGCCCTCAGACAAACTCTTGG GAAGTTGGGGCTAGAGTATTTAGATCTTTATCTGATTCACTGGCCGGTGAGGCTAAAACACGGTGCTCAGATGTTCAGTCTCGCCGAAGATGAAATTCTCCCTTTTGATATGCATGGAACGTGGAAGGCCATGGAAGAATGCAGCCAATTAGGCTTAACAAAGTCCATAGGTTTGAGCAACTTCACCTGTGAAAAAATCTCTAAACTCCTACAAATTGCTACCATCCCTCCAGCAATTAATCAG GTGGAGATGAATGTTGGTTGGCAGCAGCGAAAATTAGTACCATTTGCCAAAGAGAAAGGAATTGCTGTAAGTGCTTGGTCTCCCCTTGGATCTTATGGTAACTTTTGGGGCACCAATGCAATCGTGGAGAACCCAATTATCAAAGATATTGCAGCTTCAAAGGGCAAAACCGTGCCACAG GTTGCATTGAGATGCATATATCAGCAAGGAGCAAGCGTCATAGTGAAGAGCTTCAACAAGGAAAGGATGAAACAAAACCTCCAAATATTTGATTGGGAACTCACCAAAGAAGAAATGGATCAAATTCTGCAGATTCCTCAGCGGAGAGGCTTTTCTGGGGATGTGTTTGTTCATCCAACCGGGCCATACAAATCGATAGAGGAGCTTTGGGATGGCGACATCTGA